The following are from one region of the Nicotiana tabacum cultivar K326 chromosome 3, ASM71507v2, whole genome shotgun sequence genome:
- the LOC142175978 gene encoding uncharacterized protein LOC142175978 has translation MVHQGHLKELLSDRWRTNFARGREQHQGPPKPRSPSRTIQMIIGDDNDASINNVKFTITHKLKWSITYERYDELEENIIFDKSDTHGLVFLHYGALVITLRILDTNVRCIMVDDRSGACTIHPRVLAQMKLEDKIVPHYISLTGFNNAVERISGEITLSVLAGSVTLETTFHIMDQNTVYNAII, from the coding sequence ATGGTTCACCAAGGACACCTGAAAGAATTGTTGAGCGATAGATGGAGGACCAACTTTGCCCGAGGACGTGAACAACACCAGGGACCGCCGAAACCACGTTCACCATCCCGcaccattcaaatgatcatcggAGATGACAATGATGCATCTATCAACAATGTAAAATTCACCATAACCCACAAACTTAAATGGTCGATCACTTATGAACGGTATGACGAACTCGAAGAAaatatcatcttcgataagtcggatACCCATGGTTTGGTTTTCCTTCACTATGGTGcccttgttatcactttacgaaTATTAGATACAAATGTAAGATGCATTATGGTGGACGATAGGAGCGGCGCGTGCACTATCCACCCACGAGTACTTGCGCAGatgaaactcgaggataagatagtgccaCACTACATCTCgctaacaggttttaacaatgcagttgaacgaaTATCTGGAGAAATCACACTCTCCGTCCTGGCTGGCAGCGTCACTCTGGAaaccacattccacatcatggatcAGAATACAGTGTACAACGCCATAATATGA
- the LOC107815618 gene encoding putative clathrin assembly protein At4g32285 isoform X2 yields the protein MATTTIRKAIGAVKDQTSIGIAKVASNMAPELEVAIVKATSHDDEPAGEKYVREILQLTSYSRGYVSACMSAISKRLGKTRDWIVALKCLMLIHRLLNDGDAVFQQEIMYATRRGTRLLNLSDFKDEAHSNSWDHSAFVRTYALYLDQRLELMVFERKQNGSTGGEIERYGSREEHFRSPPSSNRGHEYDFGEFRDEPGYGMRRSRSSGDVRESIQENKEVTPLREMKPERILGKMTHLQRLLDRFLSCRPTGLAKNERMVLVALYPMVKESFKIHTDICDVLALLLDKFFDMEFEDCVKAFDAYASAAKQIDELVGFYDWCKDIGVTRSSEYPEVARITSKLLDTLQEFVRDRAKATKSPERKVESQSTPQEQEPAPDMNEIKALPPPEDYTPPPPPEPELPKPVVQETGDLVDLREEGVTADDQGNKLALALFAGSGTSNANGSWEAFPSNGETEVTSAWQNPAAESGKADWELALVETASNLSKQKAALGGGLDPLLLNGMYDQGVVRQHVATAQSSGGSASSVALPGLGKSATPVLALPAPDGTVQTVGQDPFAASLSVPPPSYVQMADLQKKEQLLAQEQMVWQQYARDGMQGQMSLAKISTGGYYDPGQPPAMSYAMPPVNGAGCSKPDSRSVCLVREYGVGCLNFVIDALTLV from the exons ATGGCAACGACCACTATCCGAAAGGCGATAGGGGCGGTGAAGGACCAGACAAGCATAGGAATAGCCAAAGTGGCGAGCAACATGGCACCGGAGCTGGAAGTTGCTATTGTTAAGGCTACAAGCCATGATGATGAACCTGCTGGAGAGAAGTACGTAAGGGAGATTCTCCAATTGACTTCTTATTCTCGTGGCTATGTGAGTGCCTGTATGTCGGCAATTTCCAAAAGATTGGGCAAAACCCGGGATTGGATTGTTGCCCTCAAGTGTTTGATGCTAATTCACCGACTTCTCAATGATGGAGATGCTGTATTTCAGCAAGAAATTATGTATGCTACGAGGAGGGGAACAAGGCTGCTCAACTTGTCGGATTTCAAAGACGAGGCTCACTCGAATTCGTGGGATCATTCGGCTTTTGTGAGGACTTATGCTTTGTATTTGGATCAGAGGTTAGAATTGATGGTTTTTGAGAGGAAGCAAAATGGTAGTACTGGTGGAGAGATTGAGAGGTATGGATCTAGAGAAGAACATTTTAGATCGCCCCCGAGTTCTAACCGAGGGCATGAGTATGATTTTGGGGAGTTTAGAGATGAGCCTGGTTATGGAATGAGGAGGTCGAGATCGTCAGGGGATGTGCGAGAGTCAATACAGGAGAATAAAGAAGTGACTCCATTGAGAGAGATGAAGCCTGAGAGGATTCTTGGAAAGATGACTCATTTGCAGAGACTGCTAGATCGGTTTTTATCTTGTAGACCGACTGGTTTGGCTAAGAATGAAAGGATGGTGTTAGTTGCCTTGTACCCTATGGTGAAAGAAAGTTTTAAGATTCATACAGATATATGTGATGTTTTGGCTCTTCTGTTGGATAAATTTTTTGATATGGAGTTTGAGGATTGTGTCAAGGCCTTTGATGCCTATGCTAGTGCAGCAAAGCAGATTGATGAGTTGGTGGGATTCTATGACTGGTGCAAGGATATTGGTGTGACAAGGTCGTCAGAGTACCCAGAAGTTGCGAGGATTACAAGCAAGCTATTAGATACATTGCAAGAGTTTGTGAGGGATAGGGCTAAAGCAACGAAGAGTCCTGAGAGGAAAGTAGAGAGCCAGTCGACTCCACAGGAACAGGAGCCAGCACCAGATATGAATGAAATCAAAGCATTGCCACCACCAGAGGATTATACTCCTCCACCGCCTCCTGAACCAGAGCTTCCCAAGCCTGTTGTACAGGAAACTGGCGATTTGGTGGATTTGAGGGAGGAGGGTGTTACTGCCGATGATCAGGGGAATAAATTAGCCTTGGCATTGTTTGCGGGGTCAGGAACAAGCAATGCAAATGGGTCATGGGAAGCATTCCCATCCAATGGGGAAACTGAGGTTACGTCTGCTTGGCAGAATCCAGCGGCTGAGAGTGGTAAGGCTGACTGGGAGCTTGCTTTGGTGGAGACAGCAAGTAATTTGTCTAAGCAGAAGGCGGCATTGGGTGGTGGACTTGATCCACTATTGTTGAATGGCATGTATGATCAGGGTGTGGTTAGGCAACATGTAGCCACTGCGCAGTCGAGTGGTGGCAGTGCCAGCAGTGTGGCGTTGCCGGGACTAGGGAAAAGTGCTACACCTGTTCTGGCACTCCCTGCACCTGATGGAACAGTCCAGACAGTTGGACAAGACCCCTTTGCTGCATCTTTGAGTGTTCCACCACCTTCTTATGTGCAAATGGCAGATTTGCAGAAGAAAGAGCAATTGCTAGCACAGGAACAGATGGTATGGCAGCAGTATGCCAGGGATGGCATGCAAGGTCAAATGAGTTTGGCCAAGATCTCTACTGGAGGATACTATGATCCAGGGCAACCCCCTGCGATGTCCTATGCAATGCCGCCAGTAAACGGTGCAGG CTGCTCTAAACCAGATTCTAGGTCGGTCTGTCTTGTGAGAGAATATGGCGTGGGCTGTCTCAACTTTGTCATAGATGCTTTGACTTTGGTTTGA
- the LOC107815618 gene encoding putative clathrin assembly protein At4g32285 isoform X1, whose product MATTTIRKAIGAVKDQTSIGIAKVASNMAPELEVAIVKATSHDDEPAGEKYVREILQLTSYSRGYVSACMSAISKRLGKTRDWIVALKCLMLIHRLLNDGDAVFQQEIMYATRRGTRLLNLSDFKDEAHSNSWDHSAFVRTYALYLDQRLELMVFERKQNGSTGGEIERYGSREEHFRSPPSSNRGHEYDFGEFRDEPGYGMRRSRSSGDVRESIQENKEVTPLREMKPERILGKMTHLQRLLDRFLSCRPTGLAKNERMVLVALYPMVKESFKIHTDICDVLALLLDKFFDMEFEDCVKAFDAYASAAKQIDELVGFYDWCKDIGVTRSSEYPEVARITSKLLDTLQEFVRDRAKATKSPERKVESQSTPQEQEPAPDMNEIKALPPPEDYTPPPPPEPELPKPVVQETGDLVDLREEGVTADDQGNKLALALFAGSGTSNANGSWEAFPSNGETEVTSAWQNPAAESGKADWELALVETASNLSKQKAALGGGLDPLLLNGMYDQGVVRQHVATAQSSGGSASSVALPGLGKSATPVLALPAPDGTVQTVGQDPFAASLSVPPPSYVQMADLQKKEQLLAQEQMVWQQYARDGMQGQMSLAKISTGGYYDPGQPPAMSYAMPPVNGAGAFILSCSKPDSRSVCLVREYGVGCLNFVIDALTLV is encoded by the exons ATGGCAACGACCACTATCCGAAAGGCGATAGGGGCGGTGAAGGACCAGACAAGCATAGGAATAGCCAAAGTGGCGAGCAACATGGCACCGGAGCTGGAAGTTGCTATTGTTAAGGCTACAAGCCATGATGATGAACCTGCTGGAGAGAAGTACGTAAGGGAGATTCTCCAATTGACTTCTTATTCTCGTGGCTATGTGAGTGCCTGTATGTCGGCAATTTCCAAAAGATTGGGCAAAACCCGGGATTGGATTGTTGCCCTCAAGTGTTTGATGCTAATTCACCGACTTCTCAATGATGGAGATGCTGTATTTCAGCAAGAAATTATGTATGCTACGAGGAGGGGAACAAGGCTGCTCAACTTGTCGGATTTCAAAGACGAGGCTCACTCGAATTCGTGGGATCATTCGGCTTTTGTGAGGACTTATGCTTTGTATTTGGATCAGAGGTTAGAATTGATGGTTTTTGAGAGGAAGCAAAATGGTAGTACTGGTGGAGAGATTGAGAGGTATGGATCTAGAGAAGAACATTTTAGATCGCCCCCGAGTTCTAACCGAGGGCATGAGTATGATTTTGGGGAGTTTAGAGATGAGCCTGGTTATGGAATGAGGAGGTCGAGATCGTCAGGGGATGTGCGAGAGTCAATACAGGAGAATAAAGAAGTGACTCCATTGAGAGAGATGAAGCCTGAGAGGATTCTTGGAAAGATGACTCATTTGCAGAGACTGCTAGATCGGTTTTTATCTTGTAGACCGACTGGTTTGGCTAAGAATGAAAGGATGGTGTTAGTTGCCTTGTACCCTATGGTGAAAGAAAGTTTTAAGATTCATACAGATATATGTGATGTTTTGGCTCTTCTGTTGGATAAATTTTTTGATATGGAGTTTGAGGATTGTGTCAAGGCCTTTGATGCCTATGCTAGTGCAGCAAAGCAGATTGATGAGTTGGTGGGATTCTATGACTGGTGCAAGGATATTGGTGTGACAAGGTCGTCAGAGTACCCAGAAGTTGCGAGGATTACAAGCAAGCTATTAGATACATTGCAAGAGTTTGTGAGGGATAGGGCTAAAGCAACGAAGAGTCCTGAGAGGAAAGTAGAGAGCCAGTCGACTCCACAGGAACAGGAGCCAGCACCAGATATGAATGAAATCAAAGCATTGCCACCACCAGAGGATTATACTCCTCCACCGCCTCCTGAACCAGAGCTTCCCAAGCCTGTTGTACAGGAAACTGGCGATTTGGTGGATTTGAGGGAGGAGGGTGTTACTGCCGATGATCAGGGGAATAAATTAGCCTTGGCATTGTTTGCGGGGTCAGGAACAAGCAATGCAAATGGGTCATGGGAAGCATTCCCATCCAATGGGGAAACTGAGGTTACGTCTGCTTGGCAGAATCCAGCGGCTGAGAGTGGTAAGGCTGACTGGGAGCTTGCTTTGGTGGAGACAGCAAGTAATTTGTCTAAGCAGAAGGCGGCATTGGGTGGTGGACTTGATCCACTATTGTTGAATGGCATGTATGATCAGGGTGTGGTTAGGCAACATGTAGCCACTGCGCAGTCGAGTGGTGGCAGTGCCAGCAGTGTGGCGTTGCCGGGACTAGGGAAAAGTGCTACACCTGTTCTGGCACTCCCTGCACCTGATGGAACAGTCCAGACAGTTGGACAAGACCCCTTTGCTGCATCTTTGAGTGTTCCACCACCTTCTTATGTGCAAATGGCAGATTTGCAGAAGAAAGAGCAATTGCTAGCACAGGAACAGATGGTATGGCAGCAGTATGCCAGGGATGGCATGCAAGGTCAAATGAGTTTGGCCAAGATCTCTACTGGAGGATACTATGATCCAGGGCAACCCCCTGCGATGTCCTATGCAATGCCGCCAGTAAACGGTGCAGG AGCCTTCATCTTAAGCTGCTCTAAACCAGATTCTAGGTCGGTCTGTCTTGTGAGAGAATATGGCGTGGGCTGTCTCAACTTTGTCATAGATGCTTTGACTTTGGTTTGA
- the LOC107815618 gene encoding putative clathrin assembly protein At2g25430 isoform X4, translated as MATTTIRKAIGAVKDQTSIGIAKVASNMAPELEVAIVKATSHDDEPAGEKYVREILQLTSYSRGYVSACMSAISKRLGKTRDWIVALKCLMLIHRLLNDGDAVFQQEIMYATRRGTRLLNLSDFKDEAHSNSWDHSAFVRTYALYLDQRLELMVFERKQNGSTGGEIERYGSREEHFRSPPSSNRGHEYDFGEFRDEPGYGMRRSRSSGDVRESIQENKEVTPLREMKPERILGKMTHLQRLLDRFLSCRPTGLAKNERMVLVALYPMVKESFKIHTDICDVLALLLDKFFDMEFEDCVKAFDAYASAAKQIDELVGFYDWCKDIGVTRSSEYPEVARITSKLLDTLQEFVRDRAKATKSPERKVESQSTPQEQEPAPDMNEIKALPPPEDYTPPPPPEPELPKPVVQETGDLVDLREEGVTADDQGNKLALALFAGSGTSNANGSWEAFPSNGETEVTSAWQNPAAESGKADWELALVETASNLSKQKAALGGGLDPLLLNGMYDQGVVRQHVATAQSSGGSASSVALPGLGKSATPVLALPAPDGTVQTVGQDPFAASLSVPPPSYVQMADLQKKEQLLAQEQMVWQQYARDGMQGQMSLAKISTGGYYDPGQPPAMSYAMPPVNGAGF; from the exons ATGGCAACGACCACTATCCGAAAGGCGATAGGGGCGGTGAAGGACCAGACAAGCATAGGAATAGCCAAAGTGGCGAGCAACATGGCACCGGAGCTGGAAGTTGCTATTGTTAAGGCTACAAGCCATGATGATGAACCTGCTGGAGAGAAGTACGTAAGGGAGATTCTCCAATTGACTTCTTATTCTCGTGGCTATGTGAGTGCCTGTATGTCGGCAATTTCCAAAAGATTGGGCAAAACCCGGGATTGGATTGTTGCCCTCAAGTGTTTGATGCTAATTCACCGACTTCTCAATGATGGAGATGCTGTATTTCAGCAAGAAATTATGTATGCTACGAGGAGGGGAACAAGGCTGCTCAACTTGTCGGATTTCAAAGACGAGGCTCACTCGAATTCGTGGGATCATTCGGCTTTTGTGAGGACTTATGCTTTGTATTTGGATCAGAGGTTAGAATTGATGGTTTTTGAGAGGAAGCAAAATGGTAGTACTGGTGGAGAGATTGAGAGGTATGGATCTAGAGAAGAACATTTTAGATCGCCCCCGAGTTCTAACCGAGGGCATGAGTATGATTTTGGGGAGTTTAGAGATGAGCCTGGTTATGGAATGAGGAGGTCGAGATCGTCAGGGGATGTGCGAGAGTCAATACAGGAGAATAAAGAAGTGACTCCATTGAGAGAGATGAAGCCTGAGAGGATTCTTGGAAAGATGACTCATTTGCAGAGACTGCTAGATCGGTTTTTATCTTGTAGACCGACTGGTTTGGCTAAGAATGAAAGGATGGTGTTAGTTGCCTTGTACCCTATGGTGAAAGAAAGTTTTAAGATTCATACAGATATATGTGATGTTTTGGCTCTTCTGTTGGATAAATTTTTTGATATGGAGTTTGAGGATTGTGTCAAGGCCTTTGATGCCTATGCTAGTGCAGCAAAGCAGATTGATGAGTTGGTGGGATTCTATGACTGGTGCAAGGATATTGGTGTGACAAGGTCGTCAGAGTACCCAGAAGTTGCGAGGATTACAAGCAAGCTATTAGATACATTGCAAGAGTTTGTGAGGGATAGGGCTAAAGCAACGAAGAGTCCTGAGAGGAAAGTAGAGAGCCAGTCGACTCCACAGGAACAGGAGCCAGCACCAGATATGAATGAAATCAAAGCATTGCCACCACCAGAGGATTATACTCCTCCACCGCCTCCTGAACCAGAGCTTCCCAAGCCTGTTGTACAGGAAACTGGCGATTTGGTGGATTTGAGGGAGGAGGGTGTTACTGCCGATGATCAGGGGAATAAATTAGCCTTGGCATTGTTTGCGGGGTCAGGAACAAGCAATGCAAATGGGTCATGGGAAGCATTCCCATCCAATGGGGAAACTGAGGTTACGTCTGCTTGGCAGAATCCAGCGGCTGAGAGTGGTAAGGCTGACTGGGAGCTTGCTTTGGTGGAGACAGCAAGTAATTTGTCTAAGCAGAAGGCGGCATTGGGTGGTGGACTTGATCCACTATTGTTGAATGGCATGTATGATCAGGGTGTGGTTAGGCAACATGTAGCCACTGCGCAGTCGAGTGGTGGCAGTGCCAGCAGTGTGGCGTTGCCGGGACTAGGGAAAAGTGCTACACCTGTTCTGGCACTCCCTGCACCTGATGGAACAGTCCAGACAGTTGGACAAGACCCCTTTGCTGCATCTTTGAGTGTTCCACCACCTTCTTATGTGCAAATGGCAGATTTGCAGAAGAAAGAGCAATTGCTAGCACAGGAACAGATGGTATGGCAGCAGTATGCCAGGGATGGCATGCAAGGTCAAATGAGTTTGGCCAAGATCTCTACTGGAGGATACTATGATCCAGGGCAACCCCCTGCGATGTCCTATGCAATGCCGCCAGTAAACGGTGCAGG ATTCTAG
- the LOC107815618 gene encoding putative clathrin assembly protein At2g25430 isoform X3, whose amino-acid sequence MATTTIRKAIGAVKDQTSIGIAKVASNMAPELEVAIVKATSHDDEPAGEKYVREILQLTSYSRGYVSACMSAISKRLGKTRDWIVALKCLMLIHRLLNDGDAVFQQEIMYATRRGTRLLNLSDFKDEAHSNSWDHSAFVRTYALYLDQRLELMVFERKQNGSTGGEIERYGSREEHFRSPPSSNRGHEYDFGEFRDEPGYGMRRSRSSGDVRESIQENKEVTPLREMKPERILGKMTHLQRLLDRFLSCRPTGLAKNERMVLVALYPMVKESFKIHTDICDVLALLLDKFFDMEFEDCVKAFDAYASAAKQIDELVGFYDWCKDIGVTRSSEYPEVARITSKLLDTLQEFVRDRAKATKSPERKVESQSTPQEQEPAPDMNEIKALPPPEDYTPPPPPEPELPKPVVQETGDLVDLREEGVTADDQGNKLALALFAGSGTSNANGSWEAFPSNGETEVTSAWQNPAAESGKADWELALVETASNLSKQKAALGGGLDPLLLNGMYDQGVVRQHVATAQSSGGSASSVALPGLGKSATPVLALPAPDGTVQTVGQDPFAASLSVPPPSYVQMADLQKKEQLLAQEQMVWQQYARDGMQGQMSLAKISTGGYYDPGQPPAMSYAMPPVNGAGYYAPY is encoded by the coding sequence ATGGCAACGACCACTATCCGAAAGGCGATAGGGGCGGTGAAGGACCAGACAAGCATAGGAATAGCCAAAGTGGCGAGCAACATGGCACCGGAGCTGGAAGTTGCTATTGTTAAGGCTACAAGCCATGATGATGAACCTGCTGGAGAGAAGTACGTAAGGGAGATTCTCCAATTGACTTCTTATTCTCGTGGCTATGTGAGTGCCTGTATGTCGGCAATTTCCAAAAGATTGGGCAAAACCCGGGATTGGATTGTTGCCCTCAAGTGTTTGATGCTAATTCACCGACTTCTCAATGATGGAGATGCTGTATTTCAGCAAGAAATTATGTATGCTACGAGGAGGGGAACAAGGCTGCTCAACTTGTCGGATTTCAAAGACGAGGCTCACTCGAATTCGTGGGATCATTCGGCTTTTGTGAGGACTTATGCTTTGTATTTGGATCAGAGGTTAGAATTGATGGTTTTTGAGAGGAAGCAAAATGGTAGTACTGGTGGAGAGATTGAGAGGTATGGATCTAGAGAAGAACATTTTAGATCGCCCCCGAGTTCTAACCGAGGGCATGAGTATGATTTTGGGGAGTTTAGAGATGAGCCTGGTTATGGAATGAGGAGGTCGAGATCGTCAGGGGATGTGCGAGAGTCAATACAGGAGAATAAAGAAGTGACTCCATTGAGAGAGATGAAGCCTGAGAGGATTCTTGGAAAGATGACTCATTTGCAGAGACTGCTAGATCGGTTTTTATCTTGTAGACCGACTGGTTTGGCTAAGAATGAAAGGATGGTGTTAGTTGCCTTGTACCCTATGGTGAAAGAAAGTTTTAAGATTCATACAGATATATGTGATGTTTTGGCTCTTCTGTTGGATAAATTTTTTGATATGGAGTTTGAGGATTGTGTCAAGGCCTTTGATGCCTATGCTAGTGCAGCAAAGCAGATTGATGAGTTGGTGGGATTCTATGACTGGTGCAAGGATATTGGTGTGACAAGGTCGTCAGAGTACCCAGAAGTTGCGAGGATTACAAGCAAGCTATTAGATACATTGCAAGAGTTTGTGAGGGATAGGGCTAAAGCAACGAAGAGTCCTGAGAGGAAAGTAGAGAGCCAGTCGACTCCACAGGAACAGGAGCCAGCACCAGATATGAATGAAATCAAAGCATTGCCACCACCAGAGGATTATACTCCTCCACCGCCTCCTGAACCAGAGCTTCCCAAGCCTGTTGTACAGGAAACTGGCGATTTGGTGGATTTGAGGGAGGAGGGTGTTACTGCCGATGATCAGGGGAATAAATTAGCCTTGGCATTGTTTGCGGGGTCAGGAACAAGCAATGCAAATGGGTCATGGGAAGCATTCCCATCCAATGGGGAAACTGAGGTTACGTCTGCTTGGCAGAATCCAGCGGCTGAGAGTGGTAAGGCTGACTGGGAGCTTGCTTTGGTGGAGACAGCAAGTAATTTGTCTAAGCAGAAGGCGGCATTGGGTGGTGGACTTGATCCACTATTGTTGAATGGCATGTATGATCAGGGTGTGGTTAGGCAACATGTAGCCACTGCGCAGTCGAGTGGTGGCAGTGCCAGCAGTGTGGCGTTGCCGGGACTAGGGAAAAGTGCTACACCTGTTCTGGCACTCCCTGCACCTGATGGAACAGTCCAGACAGTTGGACAAGACCCCTTTGCTGCATCTTTGAGTGTTCCACCACCTTCTTATGTGCAAATGGCAGATTTGCAGAAGAAAGAGCAATTGCTAGCACAGGAACAGATGGTATGGCAGCAGTATGCCAGGGATGGCATGCAAGGTCAAATGAGTTTGGCCAAGATCTCTACTGGAGGATACTATGATCCAGGGCAACCCCCTGCGATGTCCTATGCAATGCCGCCAGTAAACGGTGCAGGGTACTATGCTCCTTATTGA